In Clupea harengus chromosome 13, Ch_v2.0.2, whole genome shotgun sequence, one DNA window encodes the following:
- the si:dkey-187a12.4 gene encoding uncharacterized protein si:dkey-187a12.4, whose translation MEQNNGNGQGWSIIQRRVEGLVNKHMADIALETLQQRLSLVSEEINHLPNELTRRDDVLKRAENVPRRSDLNFNVESLSDAHSSTGGAGEKLVSTTSSSETAAQRKIITLLVEIKEEQQRQWAVLKELQAKVQGQVCEEEEVESLDIDLPLQTMEQLDETERHLEDAAAQKRMVAHLSRMGGATVDDAVRRLMQAVLSFAVGSELNWVGRGQKRSFRSTRLQGVLFRALKRTPVGREATHHQFADVVKKWLRFAPFRQGGTGRRHINKPQAEYMCPKFHADTEGDSHSHVSPEPNDK comes from the exons atggagcaaaacaacggcaaCGGCCAAGGGTGGTCAATAATACAGCGGCGTGTGGAGGGGTTGGTTAATAAACACATGGCAGACATTGCATTAGAAACACTCCAACAGAGGCTCTCTTTGGTGTCTGAAGAAATTAACCATTTGCCAAATGAGCTGACAAGGCGAGACGATGTCCTGAAACGGGCGGAGAATGTCCCGCGACGTTCGGACCTAAATTTCAACGTGGAATCACTGTCTGATGCGCATAGCAGCACAGGGGGCGCAGGAGAAAAGTTGGTGTCAACCACCTCCTCGTCAG AAACAGCAGCCCAAAGAAAAATCATTACACTTTTAGTGGAGATCAAGGAAGAGCAACAAAGACAATGGGCAGTGTTGAAGGAACTGCAAGCCAAAGTGCAAGGTCAAgtgtgtgaggaagaagaggtggAGTCTCTAGATATAGACCTGCCACTACAGACAATGGAACAGCTggatgagacagaaagacatttGGAAGATGCTGCCGCTCAAAAGAGAATG GTGGCTCACCTGTCACGGATGGGTGGAGCCACAGTGGATGACGCAGTGCGGAGGCTGATGCAGGCTGTGCTGTCTTTCGCTGTGGGCTCCGAACTCAACTGGGTTGGAAGGGGACAGAAGCGGAGTTTCAGAAGCACCAGACTACAGGGCGTGCTCTTCC GTGCTTTGAAGAGAACCCCTGTGGGAAGGGAGGCCACGCATCACCAGTTTGCCGACGTCGTGAAGAAGTGGCTGAGGTTTGCACCGTTCCGGCAAGGTGGCACAGGCCGGAGACACATAAACAAGCCTCAAGCAGAATACATGTGTCCCAAGTTTCATGCTGACACAGAGGGCGACAGTCACAGTCATGTCAGCCCAGAGCCAAAcgacaaataa